A window of Hippoglossus stenolepis isolate QCI-W04-F060 chromosome 16, HSTE1.2, whole genome shotgun sequence contains these coding sequences:
- the alkbh7 gene encoding alpha-ketoglutarate-dependent dioxygenase alkB homolog 7, mitochondrial has product MKLLLSVLSRLHKPPALTGARLGSGARGGPVAAGDEALIRGSSPELLRALGSQVEVRTAFITEAEEGALLGELEPGLRKKRYEFSHWDDAIHGYRETERVRWGEACEEVLSRVRSVAFPEGCSLLGPVHVLDLDKTGYIKPHIDSVKFCGSTIAGLSLLSDSIMRLVREDAKNHWLDLLLPRRSLYILRDQARYSFTHEILKDEESVFSGERVPRQRRISVICRNLPD; this is encoded by the exons ATGAAGCTGTTGCTGTCGGTGCTGTCGCGTCTCCACAAACCTCCCGCTCTCACCGGCGCTCGGCTCGGCTCCGGGGCCCGCGGCGGCCCGGTAGCTGCCGGGGACGAGGCTCTGATCCGGGGCTCCAGCCCGGAGCTGCTGCGGGCTCTCGGCTCGCAGGTGGAGGTGAGGACGGCCTTCATCACCGAGGCGGAGGAGGGGGCTCTgctgggggagctggagcccgGACTCCGGAAGAAACGATACGAGTTCAGCCACTGGGACGAT GCTATTCACGGCTACCGGGAGACTGAGCGCGTGAGGTGGGGGGAAGCGTGCGAGGAGGTCTTGAGTCGTGTCCGGTCCGTTGCGTTTCCGGAGGGCTGTTCGCTCCTCGGGCCCGTGCACGTTCTGGATCTGGACAAGACTGGCTACATCAAGCCGCACATCGACAGCGTCAAG TTTTGTGGCAGCACCATTGCTGGGTTGAGTCTTCTGTCGGACAGTATCATGCGTTTGGTGAGGGAGGATGCCAAGAACCATTGGCTGGACCTTCTGTTGCCCCGACGCTCACTCTATATACTGAG GGACCAGGCCCGATATAGCTTCACTCATGAGATCCTGAAAGATGAAGAGTCTGTGTTCAGTGGAGAGAGAGTTCCTCGGCAGCGTCGCATCTCTGTCATCTGTCGAAACCTTCCAGACTGA